One segment of Candidatus Paceibacterota bacterium DNA contains the following:
- the rpsC gene encoding 30S ribosomal protein S3 — protein sequence MAHKVHPKAYRIRENADWDSRWYHKTPGLLLEEDFKVRDFLKKKLNKIGVEKIEIERSLNKLNIIITTPRPGLIIGRGGEGVDLLKKEIERKIIKNTGKEKKEIRIEIREIKNPWTSAASTATWVAQQIEKRMPYRKVMKQAIQKTTVNKEIKGVKVELSGRLNGADIARREWLSSGRLPLQTIRADIDYAKAEAFTTFGIVGIKFWLYKGDKFDE from the coding sequence ATGGCGCATAAAGTTCATCCAAAAGCATATAGAATCAGAGAAAACGCGGACTGGGATTCAAGGTGGTATCATAAAACCCCCGGTTTGTTGCTTGAAGAAGATTTTAAAGTAAGGGATTTCTTAAAAAAGAAACTTAATAAAATTGGTGTTGAAAAAATTGAAATAGAGCGATCTTTAAATAAATTGAATATTATAATCACAACTCCACGCCCGGGCCTTATCATTGGCCGTGGCGGAGAAGGAGTGGATCTTCTCAAAAAAGAGATAGAGCGTAAAATTATTAAAAATACAGGCAAAGAAAAAAAAGAAATAAGGATTGAAATAAGAGAAATTAAAAATCCTTGGACTTCTGCCGCTTCAACTGCCACATGGGTTGCCCAGCAAATAGAGAAAAGAATGCCATACAGAAAAGTGATGAAGCAGGCTATTCAAAAAACGACAGTAAATAAAGAGATAAAAGGAGTAAAAGTGGAGCTTTCAGGACGGCTTAACGGAGCGGATATTGCAAGAAGAGAATGGCTTTCTTCCGGACGGTTGCCTTTGCAAACAATAAGAGCAGATATTGACTATGCAAAGGCGGAGGCTTTTACAACTTTTGGAATAGTGGGAATAAAATTTTGGCTCTATAAAGGAGACAAATTTGATGAATAA